The genomic region GTATAGTGAATCATACAGAAGTAAACTAACTAGCATCCATGTACCCATACCGGGTAATACAATGTACCCATACCGggtaatacattgtacacataccgggtaatacaatatacactacccggtaatacattgtacacataccgggtaatataatgtacacataccgggtaatacattgtacacataccggataatacattgtacacataccgggtaatacaatatacactacCGGGTAATACAATGTACCCATACcagataatacattgtacacatacCGGGTAATATAATGTACTCATACagggtaatacaatgtacacttaCTGGGTAATACAATGTACCCATACCAGGTAATACAATGTACCCATACCaggtaatacattgtacacataccgggtaatacaatgtacacataccgggtaatataatgtacacatacCGGGTAATACGATGTACACTTACtgggtaatacaatgtacacatacCGGGTAATACGGTGTACACATACCGggtaatacattgtacacataccaggtaatacaatgtacacataccaggtaatacattgtacacataccgggtaatacaatgtactcaTACAGGGTAATACAATGTACCCATACCGggtaatacattgtacacataccgggtaatacaatgtacacatacCGGGTAATACGACACGATATACACATACcaggtaatacaatgtacacatatcgGGTAATGCAATGTACCCATACAGGGTAATACCCTACCGGGTAATACGATATACACATACCGGGTAATATAATGTACTCATACAGGGTAATACGATGTACACTTACtgggtaatacaatgtacacatacCAGGTAATACGATGTACACATACCGGGTAATATAATGTACTCATACAGGGTAATACGATGTACACTTACtgggtaatacaatgtacacatacCAGGTAATACGATGTACACATACTGGGTAATATAATGTACTCATACAgggtattacaatatacactTACtgggtaatacaatgtacacataccaggtaatacattgtacacatacCAGGTAATACAATGTACCCATACAGGGTAATATGATGTACCCATACCAGGtaaaacattgtacacataCCGGGTAATACGATGTACACATACCGGGTAATACGATATACACATACtgggtaatacaatgtatacataccaggtaatacaatgtacacatacCGGGTAATATGATGTACACATACCAGGTAATACAATGTACCCATACAGGGTAATACAATGTACCCATACAGGGTAATACAATGTACCCATACagggtaatacaatgtacacatacCGGGTAATACGATATGATATACACATACcaggtaatacaatgtacacataccaggtaatacaatatacacataccaggtaatacaatgtacactaccGGGAAATACAATGTACCCATACAGGGTAATACGATGTACATATACTAGATAATATGTTGCACACATACCAGGTAATACAATTTCCATGTACAGTACTTAGaaacacaatgtacataaatcAGGTAATATGATTTACACCTGCAATGGAGCTAGTACATTAGAACAATGCATATTttaactttttgtttttttaactaTTTGAGTGTCATTTAACACTACATGTAATAGGAACATACCAAGAGTAATTTCTAGGTACATATAGAGTCAATATGAAGGATGGAAGATATGGATAGTGTACCACTGGGTGTAGACTTCAGGGTCAGTAAATACAGTAGTCAACTGAGAGGTATGAAAGATAGTGTTATTATTAGGTGTAGATTCTTTTGGTCAGGACTTCAGCTTTGCCTGAGCTTTGCCTGGGTTCTGACCCCCACAAAATCTATACCCAGGTGTAAGATGTCCATATCACTCTAAACCAATTGACCTATTTCTATTGTGTTCAATAGGTCATCATATAATCAAGGACTTATTTGGAAGAAGATAGAAAATTGTTAAGCCATAggtataggtacatgtatacctgaAATTTAAACAAGAACACCACATACTATATACTGTTATGCCACTTGACTTGCTGTTAAACAAAGTGTTACATTCGAATCttaccatgtaatatatattctaGTCAAACCATTAAAACTGCAACATCAAACTGAAAAAAAGCCCTGTACTTTACTTTCCTAGAGAAGTGCTCCTATTCGATCTTACCTGTGAAGATTGTCCATCTGGCCTCAAATAGGAGTATACTAACAATCTATAAAATGTCTAGCCATACCTCTAAAGGGTACCTATATGTAGTCAAACAAGACAGTATGATACTCCACCTTCCCAAGACACTTAGGTACCATATACAGGAACACCTTCATGGCAAGTTTATGTAGTAAATGTTTCTAATTTCTGTGTAGTATCAGTTGCAGACAATGGCATTGTCATCTTAGGCACTATAGATTGGGACATAATCATGAATTATAATTTGATTATGTTGAAtccacacaataatatcggAAAAAACGAATATGCCTCCATATGTAAATcctgtattacagtatatatatgtgtgtagcAATAGGAGGTATACCGTAGTTCTATCACTATATGGAGTAACAAATTTTCAAATCCATTTGCAGGGTGTAACATTAGAGATTAATACCTGCTGATTCACATATATCCATCACCCCTTCCGATCACTACAGCACCTGACAATTTCAGAAATGATTGCTATTCAACAATTCAAGGCTAATGTAGAATAAACTTTTAAAGTGCACATACCATCCTTTACATTAAGTTTCATATACATGAATACATTGATAATTCACcatcaataaataataaataacacTATGACACATCTGCAAACACTAGTGTACCCAGGTATTAAACAACAgcacatacatattgtatacttattcaggattatatatatatgtaacagttaATTATCTTAAATTAAAACATACTTTATGCTGAAAAGGTTATTTGTCTCAAGTTCatacaatttaaaaaagaacgacatgtatgtaattatgtctTGTTCTGTTTTGTCAGTATGATCATTACTGTATAACCTaaactacaaaatgtaataGTTTTAtcttaatatgtatttaactcAAAATCTGAGGAATACCTGGTACTTTCAAAACCATAATGGATCTATTTGTTGGATTGATTACAATGTAACTATAATCTAGTGTTGTTTCTATGAAACTGAACTGAACACATGGCATGGCAATAAATCATACCTGCCCTGATTACAGTTTCTGTATGCTATAACTGTGCACCAATTCATTATTACCCTAATCTgttaaaatattatacaaattgAGTACCAGTACACCGAagtgtttacagtatatactgcAATGTCTATATGTATCTGTGAAGATGGTCtatacacagataaatataaCGTTAGACAAAAGACAAACGTTGTGTACCATGAATCCCCATAAAATTGAAGGTAAACTGGTGGATTGTTAAAGGGAATAATAACAGGTATATTTCCATCTTAGATGTACTGGGATCATGCTTAGTAGCTCAGTATGGAAGTTTCAAATAACATGATAAAGGTTTGTAGGAATCAGGTAAATAAATGTTTGTAGGAATAAGGTAAAGAGTTGTAAAAATATAGAAAAGGGGTTCATAATACTGACAATAATTTTCCTCGGTTACCTGATAACAATTTTGGTACATTTCTTTGAGTACAggctacaatgttatatatatggcaCTACAAGGTACTAGTCTGAGAAAGCTGTATCTGATAGGATCTGTAGGAAATTGAGGTAAAATTTGACTAATCAAAGTGGCAGAGAAGAACTGGACTTTATACAGGTTCAAGCCATTTCTCTCAGCTTAAATGGTAGATTCAAATGCATTTAGTCATGAAAATGATTTcgtaaatttcaaaatatcttatttttataatgttatcatgGTTAATCACATTAAGATTAAAATATCTTGAAATGCTTAGAAACTTTTTACTGGCATTCATTACATTGGCTTGTCAATACATTTAGATTACACAACTTATGCTCAACAGTGTGAACTACATCGAAGATCTTGCAGCAAACCCAGTTTTGAGCCCCTCTGGCCATGGACGGATGACTTATCACAGATCTGCAGACTAAAAGTCACAATAATATTCAGTTGTCCTACCGCGGCAACACACGTCTTGGCTGTGATTGCTGCTTTTGTTGAGATCTTGCTGTTGATAATTCTGATTCTGTTTCATCATCTTCATCCTCCGTTTCCTCTTCttcgtcatcatcatcttcgtcatcatcgtcgtcatcatcatcatcaagaTCCATTacctatatatcaatatacaggataagttgaatatttcaaaagaaCACATTTTGTACTTTAAATCTGTGAAGCTTAGGACCAAAGAGGACATTTTCCAGTATATGTTCGGAGCtattaaaagaatattttgggccattatatatatattttttttttaaattaaagaaTTCAGATAATGTTAAGGCCTTTTCAGTTTCATTCACCAGGTACATGAACATTATCTCATTGACTCTTTCAACAGGACAATGGAGAACAAATTTGACCTTTTCACCTATAGATATTAAGATCATATATGACATTTAACCATGCAGATCCTGATAACACTTTTTCCAAGTCATATGTCTTCATGCATGTGTGTACTACAACTTTCAGAAAATGACAATATCAGTGTTGCATATTTAAACttaaattttacaaaaacaaaagaaaaaagaaaaaaggagtAAATTCCTGCCCTCTGTAGCTTAAGTCAGAATTGAAAGTTACagagtacatgtacatccaAATCCACCataattgtaaacaaacattattcAACAATAGTAGGACATCAATCcattaaacaaacattatttaACAATAGTAGGACACCAATCCATTAAATTTAACAACAGTAGGACACCAATCcattaaacaaacatttaacaataGTAGGACATCAATCCATTAAATTTAACTATAGTAGGACATCAATCCATTAAATTTAACAACAGTAGGACATCAATCcattaaacaaacatttaacaataGTAGGACATCAATCCATTAAATTTAACAATAGTAGGACATCAATCCATTAAATTTAGCAATAGTAGGACACCAATCcattaaacaaacattatttaACAATAGTAGGACATCAATCCATTAAATTTAACAATAGCAGGACATCAATCCATTAAATCTAACAATTGTAGGACATAAATCcattaaacaaacattatttaACAATAGTAGGACATCAATCCATTAAATTTAACAATAGTAGGACTCCAATCCATTAAATTTAACAACAGTAGGACATCAATCCATTAAATTTAACAACAGTAGGACATCAATCcattaaacaaacattatttaACAATTGTAGGACATCAATCCATGAAACAAACATTATTTAACAATAGTAGGACATCAATCCATTAAATTTAACAACAGTAGGAAACCAATCCATTAAACAAACATTATGTAACAATAGTAGGACACTAATCCATTAAATTTAACAATAGTAGGACACCAATCCATTAAATTTAACAATAGTAGGACATCAATCCATAAAATTTAACAATTGTAGGACACCAATCCATTAAATTTAACAATAGTAGGACATCAATCCATTAAATTTAACAACAGTAGGACATCAATCCATTAAATTTAACAATAGTAGGACATCAATCCATTAAATTTAACAACAGTAGGACATCAATCcaataaacaaacattattcAACAATAGTAGGACGCCAATCcattaaacaaacattattAAACAACAGTAGGACACCAATCCATAAATTTAACAACAGTAGGACATCAATTCATTAAATTTAACAACAGTAGGACATCAATCcattaaacaaacattattCAACAACAGTAGGACACCAATCcattaaacaaacattattAAACAATAGTAGGACACCAATCCATTAAATTTAACAACAGTAGGACATCAATTCATTAAATTTAACAATTGTAGGACATCAATCcaataaacaaacattatttaACAACAGTAGGACACCAATCCATCAAATTTAACAACAGCAGGACACCAATCCATCAAATTTAACAACAGTAGGACACCAATCATTAAATTTAACAATAGTAGGACACCAATCCATTAAATTTAACAATAGTAGGACATCAATCCATTAAATTTAACAACAGTAGGACATCAATCcaataaacaaacattattcAACAATAGTAGGACACTAATCCATTAAATTTAACAACAGTAGGACATCAATTCATTAAATTTAACAATTGTAGGACATCAATCcaataaacaaacattatttaACAACAGTAGGACACCAATCCATCAAATTTAACAACAGTAGGACACCAATCCATCAAATTTAACAACAGTAGGACACCAATCATTAAATTTAACAATAGTAGGACACCAATCcattaaacaaacattatttaACAATAGTAGGACACCAATCCATTAAAGTGTCTATTAACTAAGATTTTTATGCTGGATTGATTGAAATATTAATATCCATAACATCAAATGGTTTTAAGATTATTTTCTTCAATTGTTctttaatttcaattatttacCGGTATTCGTGTTCGGGACTGTGATCCTACGGGGGGTTTGGTTGGCGTGGATTGAGAACTTGTAGGTGCTGATAGTTGTCGGTTCATTTTGGTGGGTGTCGTCTGCTTGGAGTTTGTGTTGGTGTTGAGAGAAGAATAAGATGAAGATCTGACCATATTCATCCTGGCTGCAGAGTTAGGAGGGGTGAGCTTGGAGCGGAATtcctataaaaaaaaaaattctttacaTGCATTTTTTGCAAATCTGAAACATTGATGAAATTCATAACCACACAAAGTACAAAGAAACTATCAAAAAGCTGAAGCATTGACTGCTGAAAATGTCTGGTATTACCTGtcaaatttgtttttactgTGCCCTATTTAACGTAGGAAtgactttctttttttttttttacacacaaacatttaattCCCCAGAACATGTAAACATTGGAAGGCTGCCAAGGTTGGGGCCTTGGGGTCAGtcttcaaaatataaacaatgtcccCGCACAGGGGGGctctcactcgccacacaacTGACACATGATACACATCTCATTTTCTCACACTTAAATTACCACATGACAATAACACAGACTATTCCAATAAATTATAACTAGTAGAAGTTtttctaaaaaatatatacttattttttaatacaatcaactttaattgttattgaactaaatttgaataaaatatattgtagtATTGTAGGAATGACTTACATCTATGTCCTCCTCCACGTCGACAGAGGATATGTTCTGGTAGCACTGTGTGTACACCTCTAGGGCCTTGGCATGGAACATCATCTCTATGTTCACAAAGTCACTCAACattttctaaaacaaaaatacaaatttctGGTGAAAAACTAGTTAACTCAACAACTAGTAGAAATTAATTGAACAGCTAGTGAAAATCAATTGAATATCTGGAAGAAATTAATTGAATAGCTAGtgaaaattaattgaatatctGGCTAGAATTTAATTGAACAGCTagtgaaaataaatttaatatctggttgaaattaACTGAACAGTGAGTACAAATTCAATGAACAAATAGTAACAACTAATTGAATTAGTAAAAAATTAAATCTTTGATACATGTTATAGCATAGGACTTGTACAggttttataaatatcttaattataaacaatgaaaattaCATCTGATAATGTACAGCACCCTATAGTACTCCAATATAATACTCTCTGAATATAAACTTCTTATAAtccatgtacattttatattcaaatgaataaatcTTATTTCAAATAGATAAAACAGAATTAACAGGCTTGTAATCTTTCTGTCATCATCCATGTCATTAAAATTAGCATTTTCAACACTTACCTTTATATCTTTTAGTTTTTCCAACTCGAACTTGTCAACCTGTTGATGGAGGTTCTTTGATGTGCGTGACGCCTCCACACTGGCCTTCTGTAGCTCTGTCTCTGCCTGTGAGATCTGAGATCGGTCTCCTGGATTCTTCTGTCGAAGCATGTCtagttttcttttctgtttCGATTCTTTATCCTGAGCTGTAAATGCTGATTTGAGGTCATTTTTTGCTTGTTTGCACTTAATTCCATAGTTACTTAAAGGTTGTACAACTTTGGCATCTAGTCTTGTAAcctgaaaaatatttcaacaagcCTTGATATATTGGTATTTGTTCTTAGTTGATGATAAGATTGCAACAGAATTCCTTCAGGTTAGGTACCAGTACAGCAGGGATACCACTTTGAGTTATTTTTGTTATGACTGGGGTatcctatataatatatcagtaCAGCATCTCTAGGGATACCACTTTGAGTTATTTTTGTTATGACTGGggtatcctatattatatatcagtacaGCATCTCTAGGGATACCACTTTGAGTTATTTTTGTTATGACTGGggtatcctatattatatatcagtacaGCATCTCTAGGGATACCACTTTGAGTTATTTTTGTTATGACTGGggtatcctatattatatatcagtacaGCATCTCCAGGGATTCCACTTTGAGTTATTTTTGTGATGATTGGGGTatcctatataatatatcagtaCAGCATCTCTAGGGATACCACTTTGAGTTATTTTTGTTATGACTGGGGTATcctacatttatttatatatcagaaATAGCAACAAAAAAAGGTTACATCGATAAAGTGCTAGTAACTTTTAATGCATGTCTAGAGCTTGGTTTTACTTGCATGTTATTGGTTTTACTTGCAAGTTATTATTCAGTTACTGAAACTGTAAAACAATtgaattatgtaaaatataccatcagATGTGCTTGTGTAGGGAAGGtgttaataaatattttccGATTTTGAGCctgaaggttattttttttcaaatcggCACTTTTACTACATATACCTCTGCTTGTCTATAATCTTGAATAGCTGATAGGTTTGTTGCAAATTCTGTAAGACATCTAAGCATTGATGGGTTATGGGAATCAGCCTCAGAATAGGTTGTTATGTCCTTAGCCAACTGATCTCCTGAAATAAAgaaaaggtaaatatatatatctttgttgCAGTATTTAGCCTGTTCCAATGGATGCACGTATGAGCAAAATATCACCAATGGTGATTCATTTCTCCCTAGTTGTACCAGATTATGGCTCAGTTGGCTGTTGaatgtttacatttgtatacatttatacaatttaatgcagatacatatatattttttatagttCAAATAAGAGAAACActttgtgtattgttatatctatcGAAAGATTCCATTTTAACATTATGCCTAACAAAGTCAAAATTCCAAGATGACAATGCTGCTGTAAAAGGAACCATCGTATGGCCTTGGTATCAAGTGaataaacattttgatgatCATGATCAGTTCATCCTCGATGGAACTTCCCACCATCCTGATCATGAGCTACTTTATACTTTCCATGAAGATAACCATTACTATGAATGACtgtacttttcccttctttcccaTTTGATAACAGGTGGAACCTACAAATTAAGTCTAAGAAAGATCTTAgaaatttctaaaatatctatcaataaaaaattgtcaaaatccaagatggccacctgtcaatctttttgttttccaatcagattcaaaattaaatgggGACAAtagggatcaaggggaacctacaaataaTGTTTGAAAAACATGCCTCCAGTACTTCCCTGAAGAAATATTGATTACAAGGCTTGTTGACAGATGGACGACAGACCACCTATACCTAATGTGATTTgaatagtccaccatctgataaAGATGGACTAAAATATAACCTCAGTGATTATGTGCTGCAGTTACAAGCACTTTTCCTTTACATGTAAAACTTCCTCTGTCACAAGTTACCTTTATCTCTTAGTCGTGCTGTTTTTCTTGTTATAGAAGACATGGTGTCGCATAGTTGTCCAAAATGTTTTTCCACCAAGGACACACGATCTTGTATGAATTTAGACTGAGTTTCACTGAAACGAAAAGTAAATGATTAAAGTATGGAATAAAAATATCTGAAAGAGATGCAAAGGTACCAATTTACTTTATCAAATGGTATATTTTTTGTGTATGGAGGCCTTTTTTGTAACACTTAACCTATGTTTTTAATCACATTTAGCAGTCATTAATTAACTAAtcattatattatgtgtatgtattgCAGGTAGCAGTCATCCTTTGATTGTATGGATATAAAGCCAAAGGAAGGTGTTGATTCTCATTTATTAACAGTCGAGGGTCTATATggacgaaataaaacacctagatagGACTAAATGGGTATTCTgaggtaaataaatatctcatttatccatatatgtaaggtaggtgttatgtcacacctgattttattatgtatttgtaccaaattcttagcgacaccaaacggtgtcatataatttcacattttcatatacagaggagcccacttatttgcatatcgcttatttgaacaagaggcccagagggcctgtatcgctcacctggtttcatgagatatgaaacaagaatgatgcttaagtatatttgttgctggtattgctatgtcaatatatatcataagcattttatatgggtacatgtacattggttttattttaatactaaaaatgccaaaaggtacattaatccatgaaatgaaattgacttttggcgcgaccccatagggatatatatgctaccacacaaatgtgagtgatatccattgcttagtttcagagaagattttgtttagaccaattggccccttttggccctgccctctgccccctgggagtcagctccttcctttatacaattttgaatccctaccccaataggatgctaatagtcaaatatgagctgtttcagagaagttgttcatatcaatttagccaaattgacaccTTTTGGCCgagcccctcagcctccagggggtcggccccatcatttgtacaattttgaatccttaaccaaagtgaatgctaccagtcaaatattaaagatatccattgcttattttcagagaaaaagttgtttatatcaattttgccaaaataaccccttttggccccgcctcttaggtcccctggggtcagccctgtcatttgtacaattttgaatccctaccctagggggttgctacctggcaaatatgagtgatatccattgcttagtttcagagaagaagtcgttaatatcaatatagctttattgacccatttttgccccgcctctcaggcccctagggagtcagcaccaccatttgtacaattttgaatccccaccccatagtgattgcttccaggcaaaaaggagcaatatcctttgctcggtttcagagaagaagtcgtttatatcaataaagccaaattgacccctcttggccccgcccctcaggccccccggggtcagccacaccatttgtacaattttgaatccccaccccatagtgttgctaccaggcaaatatgagcaatatcgtttgttcggtttcagagaagaagttgtttatatcaatatagcccaaatgaccacatttggccccgcccttccggcccctggaggttagccccatcatttgtacaattttgaatccccaccccaaagtgatgctactgacaaatatgagtgatatcctttgctcggttccagagaagaagtcgtttatatcaatatggtaGCTATATTGACAcatttttgcctcgcccctcaggcccctagggggtcagcaccaccatttgtacaattttgaatccccaccccaaagttatgctaccaggcaaatatgattgatatcctttgctcggttccagagaagaagtcgtttatatcaatatggtagctatattgacccatttttgcctcgcccctcaggcccctagggggtcagcaccaccatttgtacaattttgaatcctcacccaatagtgatgcttccagacaaataggagcaatatcctttgctcggttccagagaagaagtcgtttatatcaatatggccAAATTGAcaccttttggccccgcccctcaggcccctgggggtcagcaccaccatttgtacaattttgaatccccaccccatagtgatacttccagacaaataggagcaatatcctttgctcggtttcagagaagaagtcgtttatatcaatatagccaaattgaccccttttggccccgcacctcaggcccctggggggtcagccccatcatttgtacaattttgagtcccctacccatagggatgcttctgaccaaatttggtcaaattctgatcagtggttatgaagaagaagtcaattgttgacggacggacggacgacggacgacggacgacagacgacggacgacagacgacggacggacgacggacgacggacgccacggtatggcataagctcaccttggtccttcggaccaggtgagctaataacccgcttatttgcataaaattctcaggtcccgattttcttcttctttatctttgtattttaatcccgtgtatttgcatcgactaaaacattgactcccgcttatatgcatataaaaattccaaaaaatagaaaattttaattgattttagggtatttttgtgattttcccgtaataaaagttttatgaaatgggttttaacttacatattgatttgacacgatgtacaacgttatctaatcattggttcacacttcgtcattacaggttacgttcgatgcatcgatattgacatttagttattatccagaccatatcaTGATCAGTAGCATAATTTGTGCAAAAGAATTactgaatgaaatatttatatgcctcatcttttgatgaaatttgtttatttattatagcatcgatccaaacctgtgttctgtgcacttgaacactcgttgaggcaggttgcgatcgccatgattgtttactatatgcgcgttgcattgtgggggcatatgtgtaatgaacgacaactctttttgagtgtgcgccattttccaaaacaaacccaatcAACTATACACATGTCACgatcatttaagacagtctattgcttcagcagttcatcatctatgatcaaacgACTAATAcactcatagcaggaacacaacgcatctcgagacgataatgaatgttaattgaaatgatgacattgtacatcgtagtgccgacccacgcgtgtatgaccgatatcggaccCAGAGTGACAAATAGTAAACAatgaagtgtatgcaaatatttttatttgtacatttacgaagaataacaacccatgtatttcgtatttactcttatattttaaagcGACTATTCGGGGAAGAAATAGGTCAAAGTTGAAAAAACGGCAAATCCATAAAGAAAATACTCTCTTATGAAAAATTCTTATTGAAGTTTTGGCGATATATAACCCctagaattaaaaaataataattttctggGGAATCCTCTCACTGTCGAATGACGAGATAAAATGCAAATTTCCCGCTTTGGGCGCATGCGCAAGAATCTAGGTTAGTAGAACGTAAACATATATCGGCAGAAACATGGCTTC from Pecten maximus chromosome 11, xPecMax1.1, whole genome shotgun sequence harbors:
- the LOC117337761 gene encoding protein FAM92A-like — protein: MIMSRTGAEMRASETQSKFIQDRVSLVEKHFGQLCDTMSSITRKTARLRDKGDQLAKDITTYSEADSHNPSMLRCLTEFATNLSAIQDYRQAEVTRLDAKVVQPLSNYGIKCKQAKNDLKSAFTAQDKESKQKRKLDMLRQKNPGDRSQISQAETELQKASVEASRTSKNLHQQVDKFELEKLKDIKKMLSDFVNIEMMFHAKALEVYTQCYQNISSVDVEEDIDEFRSKLTPPNSAARMNMVRSSSYSSLNTNTNSKQTTPTKMNRQLSAPTSSQSTPTKPPVGSQSRTRIPVMDLDDDDDDDDDEDDDDEEEETEDEDDETESELSTARSQQKQQSQPRRVLPR